The following proteins come from a genomic window of Mammaliicoccus sp. Marseille-Q6498:
- the narI gene encoding respiratory nitrate reductase subunit gamma, translated as MINQFVWIIFPYLCVAIFIIGHLFRFKYDQFSWTAKSSEFIEKKQLMWGSILFHLGIIPVIMGHIVGLGIPASWLSSVGINDHIYHIGAVYIGSMFGLITLIGMFLLTARRITNENVRQLSSISDIIVNILLLVIVFMGCVATLWTNTTTPEFDYRQTISVWFRGLLIFKPDASLMDTVPWTFKAHILLGLIITSMWPFTRLVHVWSVPINYFNRSYIIYRKHKTN; from the coding sequence TGTTGCAATTTTTATCATTGGTCATTTATTTAGATTTAAATATGATCAATTTTCGTGGACAGCTAAATCAAGTGAATTTATTGAGAAAAAACAATTAATGTGGGGGAGTATACTGTTTCATTTAGGTATTATTCCAGTAATTATGGGTCATATTGTTGGATTAGGTATTCCTGCTAGTTGGTTAAGTTCAGTTGGAATAAATGACCACATATATCATATCGGTGCAGTGTATATCGGTAGTATGTTTGGACTTATCACTTTGATTGGCATGTTTCTTTTAACGGCAAGAAGGATTACAAACGAGAATGTGAGACAACTCAGTTCAATTTCGGATATCATTGTTAATATTTTATTATTAGTCATCGTCTTTATGGGTTGTGTAGCAACGTTATGGACGAACACGACGACACCTGAATTCGATTATAGACAAACAATCTCTGTTTGGTTCAGGGGATTATTGATTTTCAAACCGGATGCATCTTTAATGGATACTGTACCTTGGACATTTAAAGCGCATATACTATTAGGACTTATCATTACAAGTATGTGGCCATTTACTAGGTTAGTACATGTTTGGAGTGTTCCAATAAATTATTTTAATAGAAGTTATATTATTTACAGAAAACATAAAACGAATTAA
- the nreA gene encoding nitrate respiration regulation accessory nitrate sensor NreA — MSYDFNFQEQLDRIRDTYKIDFVGLAMSSEQQEEYIIKWQYVSGNLNHRYKHIVLRNGRGIAGIVIKSGKEITIKNVKNSSYYKHIFNYPIIQSEQLTALIAMPLWKKNRVCGVLMIGQRNDKPLPVIERKLFAKFGPFYGKDMINS, encoded by the coding sequence ATGTCTTATGATTTTAATTTTCAAGAACAACTTGATCGAATTCGTGATACTTATAAAATCGATTTTGTAGGGTTAGCTATGTCTTCAGAACAGCAAGAAGAGTACATCATTAAATGGCAATATGTATCTGGAAATTTAAATCATAGATATAAACATATAGTTTTAAGGAATGGTCGCGGAATAGCGGGAATTGTTATAAAAAGTGGCAAAGAAATCACTATAAAAAATGTTAAAAATAGCAGTTATTATAAGCATATATTTAATTATCCTATTATACAGAGCGAGCAGTTAACAGCTCTTATAGCGATGCCTCTGTGGAAGAAAAATAGGGTTTGTGGCGTACTAATGATCGGACAAAGAAATGATAAGCCTTTGCCTGTTATTGAAAGAAAGTTATTTGCAAAGTTTGGTCCATTTTACGGAAAGGATATGATTAACTCGTGA
- a CDS encoding sensor histidine kinase, translating into MDILKQYYEKTSEMIVFLNSKGEIIDMNEAAKSVISDEEQKSVAHPICSSCQGYSNEYAIQSCHDCFLESTKIDNNSFQVFMKTNSGSVEPFTATYQTISQEDDVKVYTLQNVSPQIERQQKLHQQTMMQKIISAQENERKRISRELHDGVVQELLNVSVELRLLKYQNEIEELKSQSQQIESIMSRLIDDIRNLSLELRPSSLDDLGLNAAFKSYFKQLEKNFGFTVHYHFDSPEIRFNSEIETVVYRIVQEAVFNSLKYANVDSVDVHMVCDYNMIEVEIADQGIGFILGSEPQGSGLGLYGMQERAEIVGGQINIESKIGKGTNIKLKVPIT; encoded by the coding sequence ATGGATATTTTAAAACAGTATTATGAAAAAACGAGTGAGATGATTGTATTTCTTAATAGTAAAGGCGAAATAATTGATATGAATGAAGCGGCAAAAAGCGTAATATCTGACGAAGAACAAAAGTCTGTAGCGCATCCAATTTGTAGTAGTTGCCAAGGTTACTCTAATGAATATGCAATACAGTCTTGTCATGATTGCTTTTTAGAATCTACAAAAATTGATAATAATAGTTTTCAAGTTTTTATGAAAACAAATAGTGGATCTGTTGAACCATTTACAGCAACTTATCAAACAATTAGTCAAGAAGATGATGTTAAAGTTTATACACTACAAAATGTTTCGCCACAAATAGAAAGACAACAAAAGTTACACCAACAAACGATGATGCAAAAGATTATTTCTGCTCAAGAAAACGAACGTAAAAGAATTTCTAGAGAACTTCATGATGGTGTTGTTCAAGAGTTATTAAATGTAAGTGTTGAACTAAGACTACTTAAATATCAGAACGAAATAGAAGAATTGAAATCACAATCTCAGCAGATTGAAAGCATTATGTCTAGGTTGATTGATGATATAAGAAATTTATCTTTAGAATTAAGACCGTCATCTTTAGACGATTTAGGATTAAATGCTGCATTTAAATCATATTTTAAACAATTAGAGAAGAACTTTGGATTTACAGTACATTATCATTTTGATTCACCAGAAATACGTTTTAATTCAGAAATAGAAACAGTCGTTTATCGCATTGTTCAAGAAGCGGTATTTAATTCATTGAAATATGCTAACGTCGATAGTGTGGATGTTCATATGGTGTGTGATTATAATATGATTGAAGTTGAAATTGCTGATCAAGGCATTGGGTTTATACTTGGAAGCGAACCACAAGGATCAGGTTTAGGTTTATACGGGATGCAAGAACGTGCTGAAATTGTTGGAGGTCAAATTAATATTGAAAGTAAAATAGGTAAAGGTACGAATATTAAGTTAAAAGTACCGATTACTTAA
- the nreC gene encoding nitrate respiration regulation response regulator NreC (Involved in the regulation of the the nitrate reductase operon narGHJI) — MKLVIADDHAVVRTGFSMILNYQEDMEVVATAADGIEAYQMVSKHRPDVLIMDLSMPPGESGLIATGKISEDFKDTKILILTMFDDEEYLFHVLRNGAKGYILKNAPDEELIHAVRTIYNGEMYIDSKVTSSLVNELMNPSKDLEHKSKDPFKVLSQRELEILPLIAKGYGNKDIAEKLFVSVKTIEAHKARIMEKLNLKSRPELVEYAMKKKLLDF; from the coding sequence ATGAAACTCGTAATAGCAGATGATCATGCAGTAGTGAGAACAGGATTTTCGATGATATTAAACTATCAAGAAGATATGGAAGTTGTTGCTACTGCAGCAGACGGAATAGAAGCATATCAAATGGTGTCCAAACATCGACCTGATGTATTAATCATGGATTTAAGTATGCCACCAGGAGAATCGGGATTAATCGCTACTGGTAAAATATCAGAAGATTTTAAAGATACAAAGATACTGATTTTGACAATGTTTGATGACGAAGAGTACTTATTTCACGTATTACGAAATGGTGCGAAAGGCTACATACTTAAAAATGCACCAGATGAAGAATTAATACATGCTGTACGAACAATATATAATGGTGAAATGTATATTGATTCAAAAGTGACGAGTTCATTAGTAAATGAATTGATGAATCCAAGCAAAGATTTAGAACATAAATCTAAAGACCCATTTAAAGTTTTATCTCAAAGAGAATTAGAAATTCTTCCATTAATCGCGAAAGGTTATGGAAACAAAGATATCGCTGAAAAACTATTTGTCTCAGTAAAAACAATCGAAGCACACAAGGCACGTATAATGGAAAAATTAAATTTAAAATCTCGTCCAGAGTTAGTTGAATACGCTATGAAGAAAAAGTTATTAGACTTTTAA
- a CDS encoding nitrate/nitrite transporter, with translation MKKSTGKVQLPLQTFSLMAGFMVWSILAPLMPYISQDFNVPEGQKAIILAIPVILGSILRIPIGYYTNLLGSRLVFLVSFIILIFPVFYLSQAQSTTGLMVAGFFIGLGGAIFSVGVTSIPKYYPKEKHGFANGIYGMGNLGTAVSSFLAPPIAGLIGWQHTVQLYVFVMALFAILMFIFGDKDEPKVKVPMVKQTKKVMDNYKLYYFSFWYFITFGAFVAFGLFLPNFLVGHFEIDKVDAGIRTGIFIAIATLLRPIGGMLGDKFNALNVLKLFFVALIAGAVILSVSHQLILFTVGCLTISVCAGIGNGLVFKLVPTYFTKEAGIVNGIVSMMGGLGGFFPPLVITFITGLTGSNHLAFFLLALFGLIALLTMMHMSKIEKRVV, from the coding sequence ATGAAAAAAAGCACAGGTAAAGTACAATTACCATTACAAACATTTAGTTTAATGGCAGGATTTATGGTTTGGAGTATTCTAGCACCATTAATGCCATATATCTCCCAAGATTTTAATGTTCCAGAAGGTCAGAAAGCGATCATATTAGCTATACCTGTTATTTTAGGATCAATCTTAAGAATTCCAATTGGATATTATACTAACTTATTAGGGTCGAGGTTAGTCTTTTTAGTTAGTTTTATTATTTTGATTTTCCCAGTATTTTATTTAAGTCAAGCGCAATCAACAACTGGTTTAATGGTTGCAGGGTTCTTTATTGGATTAGGTGGCGCAATATTTTCAGTAGGTGTTACATCTATACCAAAATATTATCCAAAAGAAAAACATGGTTTTGCAAATGGTATATATGGAATGGGGAACTTAGGGACAGCTGTTTCTTCATTTTTAGCACCACCAATTGCAGGTTTAATTGGTTGGCAACATACTGTTCAATTATATGTATTCGTAATGGCATTGTTTGCAATTCTAATGTTTATTTTTGGAGATAAGGACGAACCTAAAGTTAAAGTGCCAATGGTTAAACAAACTAAAAAAGTGATGGATAACTATAAGTTATATTATTTTAGTTTTTGGTACTTTATTACTTTTGGCGCTTTTGTAGCATTTGGATTGTTTTTACCGAATTTCTTAGTTGGACATTTTGAAATTGATAAAGTAGATGCGGGTATTAGAACGGGTATATTTATTGCGATTGCTACATTGCTACGTCCAATTGGTGGTATGTTAGGTGATAAATTTAATGCTTTAAATGTTTTGAAATTATTCTTTGTAGCGTTAATTGCTGGTGCAGTTATTCTATCAGTATCTCATCAATTAATATTGTTTACAGTCGGTTGTTTAACGATCAGTGTTTGTGCAGGTATAGGTAACGGTTTGGTTTTCAAATTAGTACCAACATATTTCACAAAAGAAGCCGGAATTGTAAATGGTATCGTTTCAATGATGGGTGGTTTAGGTGGCTTTTTCCCACCGCTTGTCATCACATTTATAACGGGTTTAACAGGTTCAAATCATCTTGCATTTTTCTTATTAGCGTTATTTGGTTTAATAGCACTTTTAACAATGATGCATATGTCAAAAATAGAAAAACGCGTCGTATAA
- a CDS encoding ThiF family adenylyltransferase: MNERYSRQILFDKIGEKGQEKIEAGIVTIVGMGALGTHVAEQLTRAGVKRLNIIDRDYVESSNLQRQTLFIENDVKEMLPKVVAAERHLKKIREDIVIKTHIAQCDAKLLQEVARYSDVIIDATDNFNTRLLINDFAFKMKIPWIYGACLESTYVQATMIPGVTPCFNCMLPELPVINRTCDTVGVIGPAVTMASSLQVVDTLKILSGYEFTPKITYGNVWDGEHQSFGFTQMKQDDCKTCGENPTYEKLSASDQTITELCGRHTVQYINEKLNRNKIERFIAQNGLLHRSNAYMIQYLYDDHRVVAFNTGRLLIHGIDTVDEGKQFIENMFG; encoded by the coding sequence ATGAACGAACGATATTCTCGACAAATTTTATTTGATAAAATTGGAGAAAAAGGACAAGAAAAGATAGAAGCAGGGATCGTTACAATTGTAGGTATGGGTGCGTTAGGAACGCATGTAGCTGAACAGCTCACGCGTGCTGGTGTTAAACGATTAAATATTATAGATAGAGATTATGTAGAGTCTTCAAATTTACAAAGACAGACTTTATTTATTGAGAATGATGTTAAAGAAATGTTACCTAAAGTGGTTGCTGCAGAAAGACATTTGAAAAAAATTAGAGAAGATATCGTTATTAAAACGCATATTGCGCAATGTGATGCGAAATTATTACAAGAAGTTGCGAGATATTCTGACGTTATTATTGATGCGACAGATAATTTCAATACAAGGTTATTAATTAATGATTTTGCTTTCAAGATGAAAATTCCTTGGATTTATGGTGCTTGTTTAGAATCTACTTATGTTCAAGCGACTATGATTCCTGGTGTGACACCTTGTTTTAATTGTATGTTACCAGAACTTCCTGTCATTAATCGTACGTGTGATACGGTTGGTGTAATTGGGCCTGCTGTTACGATGGCATCAAGTTTACAAGTCGTTGATACTTTGAAAATTTTATCAGGTTATGAATTTACACCTAAAATAACGTACGGTAATGTTTGGGATGGCGAACATCAATCATTCGGTTTTACTCAAATGAAACAAGATGATTGTAAGACGTGTGGAGAGAATCCAACTTATGAAAAATTGTCTGCATCAGATCAAACGATTACCGAATTATGTGGTCGTCATACTGTTCAATATATTAATGAGAAATTAAATCGTAATAAAATTGAACGATTTATTGCACAAAATGGGTTGTTGCATAGATCCAATGCTTATATGATTCAATATTTATACGATGATCATAGAGTTGTTGCTTTCAATACTGGAAGATTATTGATTCATGGAATAGATACTGTAGACGAAGGTAAACAATTTATTGAAAACATGTTTGGTTAG
- a CDS encoding molybdenum cofactor biosynthesis protein B has translation MNVINQIDRNINVAILTVSDTRTKDTDKGGQLVYKYLEDLNVDIHEGHYQIVRDEIAPIQEQIKTWLSEGVDAIITTGGTGISQRDVTIEAIKPLIDKEIEGFGELFRYLSYVEDVGSRALLSRAIAGTVGHQVIMAVPGSTGAVKLAMEKLITKELNHIVYELNK, from the coding sequence ATGAATGTCATTAATCAAATTGATAGAAATATAAATGTCGCAATATTAACGGTAAGTGATACAAGAACGAAGGATACTGACAAAGGTGGTCAACTTGTTTATAAATATTTAGAAGATTTGAATGTTGATATACATGAAGGACATTATCAAATTGTAAGAGATGAAATAGCACCTATACAAGAGCAAATTAAAACATGGTTATCAGAAGGTGTCGATGCCATAATTACAACAGGTGGCACAGGCATTAGTCAAAGAGATGTAACGATTGAAGCCATTAAACCGTTAATAGATAAAGAAATTGAAGGTTTCGGTGAATTATTTAGATATTTAAGTTATGTCGAAGATGTTGGTTCACGTGCATTACTTTCAAGAGCAATTGCCGGAACAGTGGGTCATCAAGTCATCATGGCAGTTCCTGGCTCAACAGGTGCTGTAAAATTGGCAATGGAAAAGCTCATAACTAAAGAATTGAATCATATAGTTTATGAGCTTAATAAATAA
- the moaC gene encoding cyclic pyranopterin monophosphate synthase MoaC, whose product MAEFTHFNEQGYAKMVDVSDKETSTRIAIANSSIKVNETIYNQIQNATNKKGDVLGTAQIAGIMAAKNTSQLIPMCHPLQLTGIDIEFKWDDHKAYTLNISATVKTKGQTGVEMEALTAASVTTLTIYDMCKAVDKGMVIGETYLSHKSGGINGDFNRS is encoded by the coding sequence TTGGCTGAATTTACGCATTTTAACGAACAAGGATATGCAAAAATGGTAGACGTTTCAGACAAAGAAACAAGTACACGCATTGCAATTGCAAATTCTAGTATAAAAGTTAACGAAACGATTTATAACCAAATTCAAAATGCTACAAATAAAAAAGGAGATGTCCTTGGCACTGCTCAAATTGCAGGAATTATGGCTGCTAAAAATACAAGTCAATTAATTCCAATGTGCCATCCTCTCCAATTAACAGGTATCGATATCGAATTTAAATGGGACGATCATAAAGCATACACTTTAAACATAAGCGCCACTGTTAAAACGAAAGGTCAAACAGGTGTCGAAATGGAAGCATTAACTGCTGCAAGTGTTACTACTTTAACGATATACGATATGTGTAAAGCAGTTGATAAAGGCATGGTAATAGGCGAAACCTATTTATCTCATAAATCTGGCGGTATTAATGGAGACTTCAATCGCTCATAA
- a CDS encoding molybdopterin molybdotransferase MoeA — MPVEKRKPIPVKEAIEKVVNAAKVKKVITLNIEDSLNFILAEDIKASYDIPRFDKSPYDGFAINSKDSVEASGENRVQFKVVDHIGAGTPSEIEIKQGEAVRIMTGAPIPNGADAVVMFEQTTEMDNGFTIRKPFKKGENIAFQGEECKAHDIVLNSGQHINSGVIAVLATFGYKNVKVYERPSVAIIATGSELVGPDEPLEPGKIRNSNGPMIKSLCKQLNIQSSIYEIQEDNLQGCINSVTKAMSEHDIVITTGGVSVGDFDYLPKVYEALEATVLFNKVQMRPGSVTTVAYKDDKMLFGLSGNPSACYSGFHLFTKVAILKMMASHDIYPVMVDAKLAEDFKKPNPFTRFIRGKLSFTSEGVLAEPAGFNKSNAVVSIAKSNGMIILPSGTRGYSKGDTVKVLLTDHQSYESELNL, encoded by the coding sequence ATGCCTGTTGAAAAGAGAAAGCCAATTCCAGTTAAAGAAGCAATAGAAAAAGTCGTCAATGCAGCGAAAGTAAAAAAAGTAATCACGTTAAATATAGAAGATAGTCTTAACTTTATTTTAGCGGAAGATATAAAAGCTTCATATGATATTCCGAGATTTGATAAGTCGCCATATGATGGCTTCGCAATAAATAGTAAAGATTCTGTTGAAGCGAGTGGTGAAAATCGAGTTCAATTTAAAGTTGTCGATCATATCGGAGCAGGTACACCTTCTGAAATTGAAATAAAACAAGGTGAAGCGGTACGTATTATGACTGGCGCACCGATACCAAATGGTGCTGATGCTGTTGTCATGTTTGAACAAACAACGGAAATGGATAATGGCTTCACGATACGTAAACCTTTTAAAAAGGGTGAAAATATAGCATTTCAAGGCGAAGAATGTAAAGCGCATGACATCGTATTAAACAGTGGTCAACACATTAATAGTGGTGTGATTGCAGTGTTAGCTACATTTGGTTATAAAAATGTAAAAGTATATGAAAGACCAAGTGTTGCCATTATTGCGACTGGTAGTGAGTTAGTTGGACCAGATGAACCTTTAGAACCAGGAAAAATAAGAAATTCAAATGGACCAATGATCAAGTCACTTTGTAAACAGTTAAATATCCAATCGAGCATCTATGAAATTCAAGAAGATAATCTTCAAGGTTGTATTAATAGCGTAACGAAAGCGATGTCTGAACACGATATTGTCATTACAACAGGTGGCGTTTCTGTAGGTGACTTTGATTATTTACCTAAAGTATATGAAGCGCTAGAAGCAACCGTGTTATTTAATAAAGTTCAAATGAGACCAGGTAGTGTGACTACTGTAGCTTATAAAGATGACAAAATGTTATTTGGATTATCAGGTAATCCTTCAGCATGTTATTCAGGATTTCATTTATTTACTAAAGTTGCTATTTTAAAAATGATGGCAAGTCATGATATTTATCCTGTGATGGTTGATGCTAAACTTGCAGAAGATTTTAAAAAGCCGAATCCTTTCACAAGATTTATTAGAGGTAAGCTATCCTTTACAAGTGAAGGTGTACTTGCTGAACCTGCAGGATTTAATAAATCAAACGCTGTAGTCTCCATTGCTAAAAGTAATGGCATGATTATATTACCAAGTGGTACAAGAGGATACAGTAAAGGCGATACAGTTAAAGTATTACTAACTGATCATCAATCTTACGAAAGTGAATTGAATTTATGA
- the mobB gene encoding molybdopterin-guanine dinucleotide biosynthesis protein B, with the protein MKIMQIVGYKNSGKTTLINELIQICNAHQLEVTTIKHHGHGEEDISLSHKEVDSRSFINSGASESIVLGHQLIERVTKQQKSLTQIIEEDLSIKPDVILVEGFKQEQYPKVLLKKNSGNLNQELANVLYELDAFHEGERQLFLKWFKNWLEIKK; encoded by the coding sequence ATGAAAATAATGCAAATAGTAGGATATAAAAATAGTGGCAAAACAACGTTAATCAATGAATTAATTCAAATATGTAACGCGCATCAACTTGAAGTGACAACGATAAAACATCATGGTCATGGTGAAGAAGACATATCATTGAGTCATAAAGAAGTTGATAGTCGTTCTTTTATTAATAGTGGCGCTAGTGAAAGTATCGTACTAGGTCATCAACTGATTGAACGTGTAACGAAACAACAAAAATCTTTAACACAAATCATAGAAGAAGATTTATCCATTAAACCTGATGTCATTTTAGTTGAAGGTTTTAAACAGGAACAATATCCAAAAGTTTTATTAAAGAAAAACAGTGGAAATTTAAATCAAGAACTTGCAAATGTGCTATATGAATTAGATGCGTTTCATGAAGGTGAAAGGCAATTATTTTTAAAATGGTTTAAAAATTGGTTAGAAATAAAAAAGTAG
- a CDS encoding molybdenum cofactor biosynthesis protein MoaE: MKQFEIVTNPIIPEAYREWTLNEKQGAIVVFTGHVREWTKGVKTEYLAYEAYIPMAEKKLAQIGKEINEKWPGTIVAIAHRIGELQISDIAVVISVSSPHRHAAYEANEYAIERIKEIVPIWKKEIWEDGEEWQGDQKTYHSSIRMED; encoded by the coding sequence ATGAAACAATTTGAAATCGTTACAAATCCTATCATACCTGAAGCGTATAGAGAATGGACACTAAATGAAAAACAAGGTGCCATTGTTGTATTTACGGGACATGTTCGTGAATGGACTAAAGGCGTTAAGACTGAATATCTCGCTTATGAAGCTTACATACCTATGGCTGAAAAAAAGTTAGCTCAAATAGGAAAAGAAATTAATGAAAAATGGCCAGGTACAATTGTAGCTATTGCACATCGGATTGGTGAATTACAAATTTCAGATATAGCTGTTGTTATTAGTGTGTCATCACCACATAGACATGCTGCTTATGAAGCAAATGAATATGCTATTGAAAGAATTAAAGAAATCGTGCCAATATGGAAAAAAGAAATATGGGAAGATGGAGAAGAATGGCAAGGCGATCAAAAAACATACCATTCTTCGATAAGAATGGAGGATTAA
- the moaD gene encoding molybdopterin converting factor subunit 1 translates to MKILYFAHLKEVLNCKEEQISLTNDYTVVDFKQYLIEKHPELGEETFQIALNEEFVQDDSIVTDNDTVALIPPVSGG, encoded by the coding sequence ATGAAAATATTATATTTTGCTCATTTAAAAGAAGTTTTAAACTGTAAGGAAGAGCAAATCTCTCTTACTAACGACTACACTGTGGTAGACTTTAAGCAATATTTAATTGAAAAACATCCTGAGCTTGGAGAGGAAACTTTTCAAATAGCTTTAAATGAGGAATTTGTGCAAGATGATAGCATTGTAACGGACAATGATACGGTTGCATTAATTCCACCAGTCAGTGGAGGGTAA
- the mobA gene encoding molybdenum cofactor guanylyltransferase MobA — protein MIAIILAGGESSRFGSPKALAKIDGEDFYKKIIRTLNQTNLFEKIVISSSEDLKDSFQHDDVIVDLPHYANEGPLGGIYSVMSEYDAECYFVIACDTPKVTEKAISHLYQFFIARVMEEQLDIAGYEADGKKMPTLAFYSHRVKEDIKEALDENRNSMREIYQNNPAQWLNVNVISDQTTWYKNINYIEDLTEL, from the coding sequence ATGATAGCAATAATTCTAGCTGGTGGAGAATCCAGTAGGTTTGGTTCACCAAAAGCGTTAGCAAAGATAGATGGAGAGGATTTTTATAAAAAAATCATCCGAACATTGAATCAAACAAATTTATTCGAGAAAATCGTAATAAGTTCAAGTGAAGATTTAAAAGATTCATTTCAACATGATGACGTCATCGTTGACTTACCTCATTATGCCAATGAAGGTCCATTAGGTGGTATATACAGTGTTATGAGCGAATATGATGCAGAATGTTATTTCGTTATAGCATGTGATACACCGAAAGTTACTGAAAAAGCGATTAGTCATTTATATCAATTTTTTATAGCTCGAGTAATGGAAGAACAGCTAGATATTGCTGGATATGAAGCAGATGGTAAAAAAATGCCCACACTTGCTTTTTATAGCCATCGTGTTAAAGAGGATATTAAAGAAGCTTTAGACGAAAATCGAAATAGTATGCGAGAAATATACCAAAATAACCCAGCGCAATGGTTAAATGTAAATGTTATAAGCGATCAAACTACGTGGTATAAAAACATCAACTATATTGAAGATTTAACAGAATTATAG